From Oncorhynchus tshawytscha isolate Ot180627B linkage group LG11, Otsh_v2.0, whole genome shotgun sequence, the proteins below share one genomic window:
- the grm1b gene encoding metabotropic glutamate receptor 1b isoform X1 — MWNMMYLNAIRFLYFPILLYDAFVSPSNIFERSVVPKAGSSRLVARMDGDIIIGALFSVHHQPSTEQVAERKCGEVREQYGIQRVEAMFHTLDRINSNPNLLPNITLGCEIRDSCWHSSVALEQSIEFIRDSLISIRDDDNKDGTSRQWCIEGMPASQPPATKRPIAGVIGPGSSSVAIQVQNLLQLFNIPQIAYSATSIDLSDKTLFKYFLRVVPSDTLQARAILDIVKRYNWTYVSAVHTEGNYGESGMEAFKELASQEGLCIAHSDKIYSNAGEKHFDRLLRKLRERLPKARVVVCFCEGMTVRGLLMAMRRLGVAGEFLLIGSDGWADRDEVVEGYEQEAVGGITVKLHSEEVTSFDDYFLKLRLNTNTRNPWFPEFWQHRFQCRIPGHPLENMNYRKNCSELQNGYESLEDNYVQDSKMGFVINAIYAMAQGLHDMHSHLCPGHVGLCKAMDPIDGSQLLEFLMRTSFTGVSGEDVWFDENGDTPGRYEIMNLQYVEPGAFDYINVGSWHEGQLSIDDYMMQINRSDMVLSVCSEPCSKGEIKVIRKGEVSCCWICTACKDNEIVQDEFTCTACDLGWWPDPELEGCEPITLRYLEWGNPESIVQVVFACLGIMVTSFVTFIFVLYRDTPVVKSSSRELCYIILAGIFLGYICPFTLIARPTVASCYLQRLLVGLSATMCYSALVTKTNRIARILAGSKKKICTRKPRFMSAWAQLVIAGLLVSVQLTLEVTLIILEPPMPVKSYPSIREVFLICNTSTVGMVAPLGYNGLLIMSCTYYAFKTRNVPANFNEAKYIAFTMYTTCIIWLAFVPIYFGSNYKIITTSFSVSLSVTVALGCMFSPKIYIILAKPERNVRSAFTTSDVVRMHVGDGNIACRSNSLLDMFKRKKNSENSNGKSVSWSEPGARHHAPKGEHNWQRLSVHVKRQEAGCSNQMAVIRPLTNTYHNTGSSMAMEFSDLSTKTLYNVAEEDESDLVRYNPPLSPHMMAHGQIMPTTGGPMKEVDEEVVEYYPPVEHMPPHLPQSRVIPQQRVIMDHLQLQEVVGKYNSDFIIPELNDMDMIIPPSPVGGGEGFGGRSGSSHGRPVYHQAHLIQQHAVLPLQLDLGSFDDEEHTSHLEMGEEEEIEEIEEDVVVENERFGLLHGYMYDNALIHEEEEDDDLVQLKLATENSLALMPPSPFRDTASMGSPFHNASPVSESILCTPPNYASVILKDYTQSSTL, encoded by the exons atgtggaatatGATGTACTTGAATGCCATTAGGTTTTTGTATTTCCCTATTTTACTGTATGACGCATTCGTCTCCCCCAGTAACATATTTGAGAGGTCAGTGGTTCCTAAAGCTGGTTCGTCCCGCTTGGTGGCCAGAATGGATGGGGACATTATAATTGGTGCCCTGTTCTCGGTCCACCACCAACCGTCAACAGAGCAGGTAGCGGAGAGGAAATGCGGTGAGGTTCGGGAACAGTATGGAATCCAACGAGTAGAAGCAATGTTCCACACCTTGGACCGAATCAACTCCAACCCAAATCTTCTACCCAACATCACTCTGGGGTGCGAGATCAGGGACTCCTGCTGGCACTCCTCAGTGGCTCTGGAGCAGAGTATTGAGTTCATTAGAGACTCTCTCATCTCGATCCGGGATGATGACAACAAGGATGGTACCTCCAGACAGTGGTGCATTGAAGGGATGCCTGCGAGTCAGCCACCCGCCACCAAGAGACCCATAGCAGGAGTTATCGGACCTGGGTCAAGCTCAGTGGCTATTCAAGTTCAGAACCTCCTGCAGCTGTTCAATATCCCCCAGATAGCATATTCTGCAACCAGCATAGATCTGAGTGACAAAACTCTCTTCAAGTATTTCCTTAGGGTTGTGCCCTCTGATACTCTCCAAGCCAGAGCCATCCTGGACATTGTGAAACGCTATAACTGGACATATGTCTCAGCAGTCCATACAGAGG GTAATTACGGAGAAAGTGGCATGGAAGCTTTTAAGGAGCTGGCCTCTCAGGAGGGGCTGTGTATCGCCCATTCAGACAAGATCTACAGCAATGCTGGGGAGAAGCACTTTGACAGGCTGCTGAGGAAGCTGAGAGAGCGCCTGCCCAAGGCCCGGGTGGTCGTCTGCTTCTGCGAGGGCATGACGGTCCGTGGACTGCTCATGGCTATGAGACGACTTGGGGTGGCAGGGGAGTTCCTTCTCATCGGGAG TGATGGCTGGGCAGACAGAGATGAGGTGGTCGAGGGCTATGAACAGGAGGCTGTGGGCGGTATCACTGTGAAGCTGCATTCGGAGGAGGTCACGTCCTTCGATGACTATTTCCTGAAGCTCCGCCTCAACACCAACACCAGGAACCCATGGTTCCCTGAGTTCTGGCAGCACAGGTTCCAGTGCCGCATCCCAGGGCACCCACTGGAGAACATGAACTACAGGAAAAACTGCTCAG AGCTCCAAAATG GTTACGAAAGTCTAGAGGACAACTATGTCCAGGACAGTAAGATGGGATTCGTCATCAATGCTATCTACGCCATGGCTCAGGGTCTCCATGACATGCACAGCCACCTCTGCCCCGGCCATGTGGGACTATGCAAAGCCATGGACCCCATCGATGGAAGCCAGCTGTTAGAGTTCCTCATGAGGACCTCCTTCACTGGGGTGTCTGGAGAAGATGTGTGGTTTGATGAAAATGGGGACACACCTGGCAG GTATGAAATAATGAACCTACAGTATGTGGAGCCTGGTGCGTTCGACTACATCAATGTGGGTTCTTGGCACGAGGGTCAGCTCAGCATTGATGACTACATGATGCAGATAAACCGCAGTGACATGGTCCTCTCCGTCTGCAGCGAGCCCTGCTCCAAGGGAGAGATCAAG gtgatcaggaagggagAGGTGAGCTGTTGCTGGATCTGTACAGCCTGTAAAGACAACGAGATTGTTCAGGATGAGTTTACTTGTACGGCTTGCGACCTGGGCTGGTGGCCGGACCCTGAACTGGAAG GTTGCGAGCCCATCACCTTGCGGTACCTGGAGTGGGGGAACCCAGAGTCCATCGTCCAGGTGGTGTTTGCCTGCCTGGGCATCATGGTCACCTCCTTTGTCACCTTCATCTTCGTCCTCTACCGGGACACGCCTGTGGTCAAGTCCTCCAGCCGCGAGCTCTGCTACATCATCCTGGCCGGGATCTTCCTGGGCTACATCTGCCCCTTCACTCTGATCGCCAGGCCCACCGTGGCCTCCTGCTACCTGCAGCGCCTCCTGGTGGGCCTCTCAGCCACCATGTGCTACTCAGCGTTAGTCACCAAGACCAACCGCATCGCACGCATCCTGGCTGGCAGCAAGAAGAAGATCTGTACCAGGAAGCCGCGGTTTATGAGCGCCTGGGCCCAG TTGGTGATCGCCGGCCTCCTAGTCAGTGTCCAGCTCACCCTGGAGGTTACTCTGATCATCCTGGAGCCGCCTATGCCCGTCAAGTCCTACCCCAGCATCAGGGAGGTCTTCCTGATCTGCAACACAAGCACGGTGGGCATGGTAGCGCCACTGGGCTACAACGGCCTGCTCATCATGAGCTGTACCTACTACGCCTTCAAGACGCGCAACGTTCCGGCTAACTTCAACGAAGCCAAGTACATCGCCTTCACTATGTATACAACTTGTATAATCTGGCTGGCGTTTGTGCCCATCTACTTTGGCTCTAACTATAAGATCATCACCACATCGTTCTCAGTGAGCCTGAGTGTGACTGTGGCATTGGGCTGTATGTTCTCACCAAAGATCTATATCATCCTCGCCAAGCCGGAGCGGAATGTGCGCAGCGCGTTCACCACCTCAGATGTAGTGCGCATGCACGTTGGCGACGGCAATATCGCTTGCCGGAGCAACAGCCTGCTCGACATGTTCAAACGGAAGAAGAACTCTGAGAA TTCTAATGGAAAGTCTGTGTCATGGTCTGAACCAGGTGCAAGACATCATGCTCCAAAAGGGGAGCACAATTGGCAAAGACTGTCTGTGCACGTGAAGAGACAGGAAGCAGGATGCTCCAATCAGATGGCCGTCATCAGACCCTTAACTAACACCTACCATAACACAGGCAGCAGCATGGCCATGGAGTTCTCTGACCTCAGCACCAAGACTCTGTACAATGTAGCAGAGGAGGACGAGAGCGACCTAGTCAGATACAATCCTCCCCTTAGTCCCCACATGATGGCCCATGGGCAGATAATGCCCACCACTGGTGGGCCGATGAAAGAGGTGGACGAGGAGGTGGTTGAATATTACCCTCCTGTTGAGCACATGCCCCCGCACCTGCCACAGAGCAGAGTGATCCCCCAGCAGAGAGTCATTATGGACCACCTACAGCTACAGGAGGTGGTGGGCAAGTACAACAGTGATTTCATCATACCTGAGCTCAATGATATGGACATGATCATTCCGCCCAGCCCtgttggtggtggtgagggtTTTGGGGGCAGGTCTGGGAGCAGTCATGGCAGGCCTGTGTACCACCAGGCTCATCTCATCCAGCAGCATGCAGTCTTGCCCCTGCAACTAGACCTTGGCTCATTCGACGACGAGGAGCACACCTCCCACctggagatgggggaggaggaggagattgaGGAGATTGAGGAGGATGTAGTGGTGGAGAACGAGCGGTTTGGCCTCCTCCATGGATACATGTATGACAACGCCCTGATTCACGAAGAAGAAGAGGACGACGACCTCGTTCAGCTCAAATTAGCAACGGAGAATTCTTTGGCCCTGATGCCCCCCTCCCCATTTCGTGATACAGCGAGCATGGGGAGCCCCTTTCATAACGCCTCACCCGTGTCCGAGTCCATATTGTGCACCCCTCCAAACTATGCCTCCGTCATTCTGAAGGACTACACACAAAGCTCAACGCTGTGA
- the grm1b gene encoding metabotropic glutamate receptor 1b isoform X2 yields MWNMMYLNAIRFLYFPILLYDAFVSPSNIFERSVVPKAGSSRLVARMDGDIIIGALFSVHHQPSTEQVAERKCGEVREQYGIQRVEAMFHTLDRINSNPNLLPNITLGCEIRDSCWHSSVALEQSIEFIRDSLISIRDDDNKDGTSRQWCIEGMPASQPPATKRPIAGVIGPGSSSVAIQVQNLLQLFNIPQIAYSATSIDLSDKTLFKYFLRVVPSDTLQARAILDIVKRYNWTYVSAVHTEGNYGESGMEAFKELASQEGLCIAHSDKIYSNAGEKHFDRLLRKLRERLPKARVVVCFCEGMTVRGLLMAMRRLGVAGEFLLIGSDGWADRDEVVEGYEQEAVGGITVKLHSEEVTSFDDYFLKLRLNTNTRNPWFPEFWQHRFQCRIPGHPLENMNYRKNCSGYESLEDNYVQDSKMGFVINAIYAMAQGLHDMHSHLCPGHVGLCKAMDPIDGSQLLEFLMRTSFTGVSGEDVWFDENGDTPGRYEIMNLQYVEPGAFDYINVGSWHEGQLSIDDYMMQINRSDMVLSVCSEPCSKGEIKVIRKGEVSCCWICTACKDNEIVQDEFTCTACDLGWWPDPELEGCEPITLRYLEWGNPESIVQVVFACLGIMVTSFVTFIFVLYRDTPVVKSSSRELCYIILAGIFLGYICPFTLIARPTVASCYLQRLLVGLSATMCYSALVTKTNRIARILAGSKKKICTRKPRFMSAWAQLVIAGLLVSVQLTLEVTLIILEPPMPVKSYPSIREVFLICNTSTVGMVAPLGYNGLLIMSCTYYAFKTRNVPANFNEAKYIAFTMYTTCIIWLAFVPIYFGSNYKIITTSFSVSLSVTVALGCMFSPKIYIILAKPERNVRSAFTTSDVVRMHVGDGNIACRSNSLLDMFKRKKNSENSNGKSVSWSEPGARHHAPKGEHNWQRLSVHVKRQEAGCSNQMAVIRPLTNTYHNTGSSMAMEFSDLSTKTLYNVAEEDESDLVRYNPPLSPHMMAHGQIMPTTGGPMKEVDEEVVEYYPPVEHMPPHLPQSRVIPQQRVIMDHLQLQEVVGKYNSDFIIPELNDMDMIIPPSPVGGGEGFGGRSGSSHGRPVYHQAHLIQQHAVLPLQLDLGSFDDEEHTSHLEMGEEEEIEEIEEDVVVENERFGLLHGYMYDNALIHEEEEDDDLVQLKLATENSLALMPPSPFRDTASMGSPFHNASPVSESILCTPPNYASVILKDYTQSSTL; encoded by the exons atgtggaatatGATGTACTTGAATGCCATTAGGTTTTTGTATTTCCCTATTTTACTGTATGACGCATTCGTCTCCCCCAGTAACATATTTGAGAGGTCAGTGGTTCCTAAAGCTGGTTCGTCCCGCTTGGTGGCCAGAATGGATGGGGACATTATAATTGGTGCCCTGTTCTCGGTCCACCACCAACCGTCAACAGAGCAGGTAGCGGAGAGGAAATGCGGTGAGGTTCGGGAACAGTATGGAATCCAACGAGTAGAAGCAATGTTCCACACCTTGGACCGAATCAACTCCAACCCAAATCTTCTACCCAACATCACTCTGGGGTGCGAGATCAGGGACTCCTGCTGGCACTCCTCAGTGGCTCTGGAGCAGAGTATTGAGTTCATTAGAGACTCTCTCATCTCGATCCGGGATGATGACAACAAGGATGGTACCTCCAGACAGTGGTGCATTGAAGGGATGCCTGCGAGTCAGCCACCCGCCACCAAGAGACCCATAGCAGGAGTTATCGGACCTGGGTCAAGCTCAGTGGCTATTCAAGTTCAGAACCTCCTGCAGCTGTTCAATATCCCCCAGATAGCATATTCTGCAACCAGCATAGATCTGAGTGACAAAACTCTCTTCAAGTATTTCCTTAGGGTTGTGCCCTCTGATACTCTCCAAGCCAGAGCCATCCTGGACATTGTGAAACGCTATAACTGGACATATGTCTCAGCAGTCCATACAGAGG GTAATTACGGAGAAAGTGGCATGGAAGCTTTTAAGGAGCTGGCCTCTCAGGAGGGGCTGTGTATCGCCCATTCAGACAAGATCTACAGCAATGCTGGGGAGAAGCACTTTGACAGGCTGCTGAGGAAGCTGAGAGAGCGCCTGCCCAAGGCCCGGGTGGTCGTCTGCTTCTGCGAGGGCATGACGGTCCGTGGACTGCTCATGGCTATGAGACGACTTGGGGTGGCAGGGGAGTTCCTTCTCATCGGGAG TGATGGCTGGGCAGACAGAGATGAGGTGGTCGAGGGCTATGAACAGGAGGCTGTGGGCGGTATCACTGTGAAGCTGCATTCGGAGGAGGTCACGTCCTTCGATGACTATTTCCTGAAGCTCCGCCTCAACACCAACACCAGGAACCCATGGTTCCCTGAGTTCTGGCAGCACAGGTTCCAGTGCCGCATCCCAGGGCACCCACTGGAGAACATGAACTACAGGAAAAACTGCTCAG GTTACGAAAGTCTAGAGGACAACTATGTCCAGGACAGTAAGATGGGATTCGTCATCAATGCTATCTACGCCATGGCTCAGGGTCTCCATGACATGCACAGCCACCTCTGCCCCGGCCATGTGGGACTATGCAAAGCCATGGACCCCATCGATGGAAGCCAGCTGTTAGAGTTCCTCATGAGGACCTCCTTCACTGGGGTGTCTGGAGAAGATGTGTGGTTTGATGAAAATGGGGACACACCTGGCAG GTATGAAATAATGAACCTACAGTATGTGGAGCCTGGTGCGTTCGACTACATCAATGTGGGTTCTTGGCACGAGGGTCAGCTCAGCATTGATGACTACATGATGCAGATAAACCGCAGTGACATGGTCCTCTCCGTCTGCAGCGAGCCCTGCTCCAAGGGAGAGATCAAG gtgatcaggaagggagAGGTGAGCTGTTGCTGGATCTGTACAGCCTGTAAAGACAACGAGATTGTTCAGGATGAGTTTACTTGTACGGCTTGCGACCTGGGCTGGTGGCCGGACCCTGAACTGGAAG GTTGCGAGCCCATCACCTTGCGGTACCTGGAGTGGGGGAACCCAGAGTCCATCGTCCAGGTGGTGTTTGCCTGCCTGGGCATCATGGTCACCTCCTTTGTCACCTTCATCTTCGTCCTCTACCGGGACACGCCTGTGGTCAAGTCCTCCAGCCGCGAGCTCTGCTACATCATCCTGGCCGGGATCTTCCTGGGCTACATCTGCCCCTTCACTCTGATCGCCAGGCCCACCGTGGCCTCCTGCTACCTGCAGCGCCTCCTGGTGGGCCTCTCAGCCACCATGTGCTACTCAGCGTTAGTCACCAAGACCAACCGCATCGCACGCATCCTGGCTGGCAGCAAGAAGAAGATCTGTACCAGGAAGCCGCGGTTTATGAGCGCCTGGGCCCAG TTGGTGATCGCCGGCCTCCTAGTCAGTGTCCAGCTCACCCTGGAGGTTACTCTGATCATCCTGGAGCCGCCTATGCCCGTCAAGTCCTACCCCAGCATCAGGGAGGTCTTCCTGATCTGCAACACAAGCACGGTGGGCATGGTAGCGCCACTGGGCTACAACGGCCTGCTCATCATGAGCTGTACCTACTACGCCTTCAAGACGCGCAACGTTCCGGCTAACTTCAACGAAGCCAAGTACATCGCCTTCACTATGTATACAACTTGTATAATCTGGCTGGCGTTTGTGCCCATCTACTTTGGCTCTAACTATAAGATCATCACCACATCGTTCTCAGTGAGCCTGAGTGTGACTGTGGCATTGGGCTGTATGTTCTCACCAAAGATCTATATCATCCTCGCCAAGCCGGAGCGGAATGTGCGCAGCGCGTTCACCACCTCAGATGTAGTGCGCATGCACGTTGGCGACGGCAATATCGCTTGCCGGAGCAACAGCCTGCTCGACATGTTCAAACGGAAGAAGAACTCTGAGAA TTCTAATGGAAAGTCTGTGTCATGGTCTGAACCAGGTGCAAGACATCATGCTCCAAAAGGGGAGCACAATTGGCAAAGACTGTCTGTGCACGTGAAGAGACAGGAAGCAGGATGCTCCAATCAGATGGCCGTCATCAGACCCTTAACTAACACCTACCATAACACAGGCAGCAGCATGGCCATGGAGTTCTCTGACCTCAGCACCAAGACTCTGTACAATGTAGCAGAGGAGGACGAGAGCGACCTAGTCAGATACAATCCTCCCCTTAGTCCCCACATGATGGCCCATGGGCAGATAATGCCCACCACTGGTGGGCCGATGAAAGAGGTGGACGAGGAGGTGGTTGAATATTACCCTCCTGTTGAGCACATGCCCCCGCACCTGCCACAGAGCAGAGTGATCCCCCAGCAGAGAGTCATTATGGACCACCTACAGCTACAGGAGGTGGTGGGCAAGTACAACAGTGATTTCATCATACCTGAGCTCAATGATATGGACATGATCATTCCGCCCAGCCCtgttggtggtggtgagggtTTTGGGGGCAGGTCTGGGAGCAGTCATGGCAGGCCTGTGTACCACCAGGCTCATCTCATCCAGCAGCATGCAGTCTTGCCCCTGCAACTAGACCTTGGCTCATTCGACGACGAGGAGCACACCTCCCACctggagatgggggaggaggaggagattgaGGAGATTGAGGAGGATGTAGTGGTGGAGAACGAGCGGTTTGGCCTCCTCCATGGATACATGTATGACAACGCCCTGATTCACGAAGAAGAAGAGGACGACGACCTCGTTCAGCTCAAATTAGCAACGGAGAATTCTTTGGCCCTGATGCCCCCCTCCCCATTTCGTGATACAGCGAGCATGGGGAGCCCCTTTCATAACGCCTCACCCGTGTCCGAGTCCATATTGTGCACCCCTCCAAACTATGCCTCCGTCATTCTGAAGGACTACACACAAAGCTCAACGCTGTGA
- the grm1b gene encoding metabotropic glutamate receptor 1b isoform X3 has product MWNMMYLNAIRFLYFPILLYDAFVSPSNIFERSVVPKAGSSRLVARMDGDIIIGALFSVHHQPSTEQVAERKCGEVREQYGIQRVEAMFHTLDRINSNPNLLPNITLGCEIRDSCWHSSVALEQSIEFIRDSLISIRDDDNKDGTSRQWCIEGMPASQPPATKRPIAGVIGPGSSSVAIQVQNLLQLFNIPQIAYSATSIDLSDKTLFKYFLRVVPSDTLQARAILDIVKRYNWTYVSAVHTEGNYGESGMEAFKELASQEGLCIAHSDKIYSNAGEKHFDRLLRKLRERLPKARVVVCFCEGMTVRGLLMAMRRLGVAGEFLLIGSDGWADRDEVVEGYEQEAVGGITVKLHSEEVTSFDDYFLKLRLNTNTRNPWFPEFWQHRFQCRIPGHPLENMNYRKNCSELQNGYESLEDNYVQDSKMGFVINAIYAMAQGLHDMHSHLCPGHVGLCKAMDPIDGSQLLEFLMRTSFTGVSGEDVWFDENGDTPGRYEIMNLQYVEPGAFDYINVGSWHEGQLSIDDYMMQINRSDMVLSVCSEPCSKGEIKVIRKGEVSCCWICTACKDNEIVQDEFTCTACDLGWWPDPELEGCEPITLRYLEWGNPESIVQVVFACLGIMVTSFVTFIFVLYRDTPVVKSSSRELCYIILAGIFLGYICPFTLIARPTVASCYLQRLLVGLSATMCYSALVTKTNRIARILAGSKKKICTRKPRFMSAWAQLVIAGLLVSVQLTLEVTLIILEPPMPVKSYPSIREVFLICNTSTVGMVAPLGYNGLLIMSCTYYAFKTRNVPANFNEAKYIAFTMYTTCIIWLAFVPIYFGSNYKIITTSFSVSLSVTVALGCMFSPKIYIILAKPERNVRSAFTTSDVVRMHVGDGNIACRSNSLLDMFKRKKNSEKCKTSCSKRGAQLAKTVCAREETGSRMLQSDGRHQTLN; this is encoded by the exons atgtggaatatGATGTACTTGAATGCCATTAGGTTTTTGTATTTCCCTATTTTACTGTATGACGCATTCGTCTCCCCCAGTAACATATTTGAGAGGTCAGTGGTTCCTAAAGCTGGTTCGTCCCGCTTGGTGGCCAGAATGGATGGGGACATTATAATTGGTGCCCTGTTCTCGGTCCACCACCAACCGTCAACAGAGCAGGTAGCGGAGAGGAAATGCGGTGAGGTTCGGGAACAGTATGGAATCCAACGAGTAGAAGCAATGTTCCACACCTTGGACCGAATCAACTCCAACCCAAATCTTCTACCCAACATCACTCTGGGGTGCGAGATCAGGGACTCCTGCTGGCACTCCTCAGTGGCTCTGGAGCAGAGTATTGAGTTCATTAGAGACTCTCTCATCTCGATCCGGGATGATGACAACAAGGATGGTACCTCCAGACAGTGGTGCATTGAAGGGATGCCTGCGAGTCAGCCACCCGCCACCAAGAGACCCATAGCAGGAGTTATCGGACCTGGGTCAAGCTCAGTGGCTATTCAAGTTCAGAACCTCCTGCAGCTGTTCAATATCCCCCAGATAGCATATTCTGCAACCAGCATAGATCTGAGTGACAAAACTCTCTTCAAGTATTTCCTTAGGGTTGTGCCCTCTGATACTCTCCAAGCCAGAGCCATCCTGGACATTGTGAAACGCTATAACTGGACATATGTCTCAGCAGTCCATACAGAGG GTAATTACGGAGAAAGTGGCATGGAAGCTTTTAAGGAGCTGGCCTCTCAGGAGGGGCTGTGTATCGCCCATTCAGACAAGATCTACAGCAATGCTGGGGAGAAGCACTTTGACAGGCTGCTGAGGAAGCTGAGAGAGCGCCTGCCCAAGGCCCGGGTGGTCGTCTGCTTCTGCGAGGGCATGACGGTCCGTGGACTGCTCATGGCTATGAGACGACTTGGGGTGGCAGGGGAGTTCCTTCTCATCGGGAG TGATGGCTGGGCAGACAGAGATGAGGTGGTCGAGGGCTATGAACAGGAGGCTGTGGGCGGTATCACTGTGAAGCTGCATTCGGAGGAGGTCACGTCCTTCGATGACTATTTCCTGAAGCTCCGCCTCAACACCAACACCAGGAACCCATGGTTCCCTGAGTTCTGGCAGCACAGGTTCCAGTGCCGCATCCCAGGGCACCCACTGGAGAACATGAACTACAGGAAAAACTGCTCAG AGCTCCAAAATG GTTACGAAAGTCTAGAGGACAACTATGTCCAGGACAGTAAGATGGGATTCGTCATCAATGCTATCTACGCCATGGCTCAGGGTCTCCATGACATGCACAGCCACCTCTGCCCCGGCCATGTGGGACTATGCAAAGCCATGGACCCCATCGATGGAAGCCAGCTGTTAGAGTTCCTCATGAGGACCTCCTTCACTGGGGTGTCTGGAGAAGATGTGTGGTTTGATGAAAATGGGGACACACCTGGCAG GTATGAAATAATGAACCTACAGTATGTGGAGCCTGGTGCGTTCGACTACATCAATGTGGGTTCTTGGCACGAGGGTCAGCTCAGCATTGATGACTACATGATGCAGATAAACCGCAGTGACATGGTCCTCTCCGTCTGCAGCGAGCCCTGCTCCAAGGGAGAGATCAAG gtgatcaggaagggagAGGTGAGCTGTTGCTGGATCTGTACAGCCTGTAAAGACAACGAGATTGTTCAGGATGAGTTTACTTGTACGGCTTGCGACCTGGGCTGGTGGCCGGACCCTGAACTGGAAG GTTGCGAGCCCATCACCTTGCGGTACCTGGAGTGGGGGAACCCAGAGTCCATCGTCCAGGTGGTGTTTGCCTGCCTGGGCATCATGGTCACCTCCTTTGTCACCTTCATCTTCGTCCTCTACCGGGACACGCCTGTGGTCAAGTCCTCCAGCCGCGAGCTCTGCTACATCATCCTGGCCGGGATCTTCCTGGGCTACATCTGCCCCTTCACTCTGATCGCCAGGCCCACCGTGGCCTCCTGCTACCTGCAGCGCCTCCTGGTGGGCCTCTCAGCCACCATGTGCTACTCAGCGTTAGTCACCAAGACCAACCGCATCGCACGCATCCTGGCTGGCAGCAAGAAGAAGATCTGTACCAGGAAGCCGCGGTTTATGAGCGCCTGGGCCCAG TTGGTGATCGCCGGCCTCCTAGTCAGTGTCCAGCTCACCCTGGAGGTTACTCTGATCATCCTGGAGCCGCCTATGCCCGTCAAGTCCTACCCCAGCATCAGGGAGGTCTTCCTGATCTGCAACACAAGCACGGTGGGCATGGTAGCGCCACTGGGCTACAACGGCCTGCTCATCATGAGCTGTACCTACTACGCCTTCAAGACGCGCAACGTTCCGGCTAACTTCAACGAAGCCAAGTACATCGCCTTCACTATGTATACAACTTGTATAATCTGGCTGGCGTTTGTGCCCATCTACTTTGGCTCTAACTATAAGATCATCACCACATCGTTCTCAGTGAGCCTGAGTGTGACTGTGGCATTGGGCTGTATGTTCTCACCAAAGATCTATATCATCCTCGCCAAGCCGGAGCGGAATGTGCGCAGCGCGTTCACCACCTCAGATGTAGTGCGCATGCACGTTGGCGACGGCAATATCGCTTGCCGGAGCAACAGCCTGCTCGACATGTTCAAACGGAAGAAGAACTCTGAGAA GTGCAAGACATCATGCTCCAAAAGGGGAGCACAATTGGCAAAGACTGTCTGTGCACGTGAAGAGACAGGAAGCAGGATGCTCCAATCAGATGGCCGTCATCAGACCCTTAACTAA
- the rab32b gene encoding ras-related protein Rab-32, with translation MAGGSVSVCTECLFKVLVIGERGVGKTSFITRYVNMRFKEEYKASIGVDFALKTIEWDNKTVVRLQLWDIAGQERIRNMSRVYYKEAMGAFVVFDTTKMETLEAASQWKHDLDSKVRLVSGSPVPPVLLANKCDQTEGNKELSALMDNYCKEKGFLGWFETSAKDNVNVDEAGAFLMENMLRIDRGLSSRDNENDRINMSQSKATFKCC, from the exons ATGGCGGGGGGTTCAGTATCGGTATGCACGGAGTGTTTGTTTAAGGTTTTGGTGATTGGAGAGAGGGGTGTTGGAAAAACGAGCTTTATAACGCGGTACGTTAACATGCGGTTCAAGGAGGAGTACAAGGCATCGATTGGAGTTGACTTTGCGTTGAAAACGATCGAATGGGACAATAAAACAGTGGTGAGACTTCAGCTTTGGGACATTGCAG GTCAGGAGAGGATTAGGAACATGTCCAGAGTATACTACAAGGAGGCCATGGGGGCGTTTGTGGTCTTTGACACAACCAAGATGGAGACATTAGAGGCTGCCTCACAGTGGAAGCATGACCTAGATAGCAAAGTGAGACTGGTCAGTGGAAgccctgtccctcctgtcctgtTAGCCAACAAGTGTGACCAGACAGAGGGAAACAAGGAGCTGTCTGCCCTCATGGACAACTACTGTAAAGAGAAAGGCTTCCTGGGTTGGTTTGAGACGTCAGCAAAG GACAATGTCAATGTTGACGAGGCAGGAGCCTTCCTAATGGAGAACATGCTGCGGATTGACAGAGGGCTGTCCAGCAGAGACAACGAAAATGACAGGATCAACATGAGCCAGTCCAAGGCAACATTTAAATGCTGCTAG